One Streptococcus gallolyticus subsp. gallolyticus DSM 16831 DNA window includes the following coding sequences:
- a CDS encoding VOC family protein, whose amino-acid sequence MKSISQIMLYVEDTEKCATFWVEKIGFTLKQTMLGPAETTAFVLVPQADSETAIVLLNKRAVAEYSPEVNLETPSLMFSCDDVKQTRENLTRLGVVVGDIVQIGNVLTCNFCDPEGHYFAFSESK is encoded by the coding sequence ATGAAATCTATTTCTCAAATTATGCTGTATGTGGAAGATACAGAAAAATGTGCGACATTTTGGGTGGAAAAAATTGGCTTTACCTTAAAACAAACAATGCTTGGACCAGCTGAAACGACAGCGTTTGTTCTTGTTCCACAAGCTGATTCTGAAACAGCAATTGTATTACTGAATAAGAGGGCAGTAGCAGAATATTCTCCAGAAGTGAATCTCGAAACACCGTCGTTGATGTTTAGTTGTGATGATGTCAAACAGACTCGTGAAAATCTTACAAGACTTGGTGTTGTAGTTGGTGATATTGTTCAAATTGGAAACGTGTTGACATGTAATTTCTGTGATCCTGAAGGGCATTATTTTGCTTTCTCAGAATCAAAATAA
- a CDS encoding SEC10/PgrA surface exclusion domain-containing protein: protein MAVKGVKDVMNKAKVMTATATLVAGLGVVSHVNADEVELSSPTQNSEAQANQTESNVTKADVDVAKADLNTANQAVSYQEQVVSDVATAADEAQSTYNQAQQSTNEAQNLVDQATPENIASAQADVNSAQKQVSQADNAERVAENTVAQAQEAVNNQTEVVNSAQTAVYAAQSDVDAAQKDVNDKQAILDGTGQAEIIANRDKAQNDVNSAQNQVAQAESDLTKAQTADANRQQAIDNAQQAVDEANQTVTSTKADLDAKTAQAHQTQAIEDAKQADVATAQKDVNDKQAILDGTGQKAILDEAEASRNDEASKQANLSAAQSALKQAQEADAKRQQAIDNAQQAVDEANQTVTSSKSDLDAKAAQAQQAEQALVDAQSTYKIAENDYKAINTITLSEDYIRLLKQSYTANTLQERQQALEELKLKNNDLKPEYVFKSNSNDDKHIVDLNNLSLNQLTELSLFASDLVNQIRQQVGSASTVVTDSSVGFAKKVTENYILDNWDMAKGHDAFAVNNAAKYYGLSTSTEQWEKQGLQYYENWAGLSRHSQLTMSDLKADIYDAIYRFMFDGDEYDHASSIAGIRAANTTTVSYLGVGFTSLSTSRFDGVHFLLVGDNYVKNAQNNNFSTTVIENLKTPEKVTTTYNTAKADLEAKTATNNSAQSALSAAQNSYNTAIAANTKAQQVLDEAQSVVIQTPTAKVNLASAETALTKAQERLTKANKAVDDLNADIKAKQAALTSAKAVLEAAQSDLAKAQAENRVAQEAKAAAQTAYDNAVSNLSSASDTLTQAQSVAIQTPAARANLASAQATLKQAQENLVKAQTAVDDLSADIAVKQANLASAKQVLSTKQATLATKQAILTTEQNRLASLQNNLAPTQANVLKAKENVVTAKANLTKVQTYLTRLQNAPVLLAQAQQQEATAKANLLAALDTLETELLKLKDLQVKQAAAQAVYDTTSKAYQTMLDAQEKQRLQDEYNAIIAQGKTPVAIVDETGKIVSYQAEDPQTTIQSSTVESTSVKAQVKPVEEVSVVTASELPMTGEHSSVLAVLFGCLMTIWGLVGVRRKNN, encoded by the coding sequence ATGGCAGTTAAAGGAGTAAAAGACGTTATGAATAAAGCAAAAGTTATGACAGCTACAGCAACATTAGTAGCAGGTTTGGGAGTAGTTTCTCACGTTAATGCAGATGAAGTTGAGCTTTCATCTCCAACACAAAATTCTGAGGCACAAGCCAATCAAACAGAAAGCAATGTGACTAAAGCAGATGTCGATGTTGCTAAAGCTGATCTTAATACAGCTAATCAAGCGGTTAGCTATCAAGAACAAGTTGTTAGTGATGTAGCAACAGCTGCCGATGAAGCTCAATCAACATATAATCAAGCCCAACAATCAACTAATGAGGCTCAAAATCTTGTAGATCAAGCAACACCAGAAAATATTGCTAGCGCACAAGCTGACGTTAACTCGGCTCAAAAACAAGTTTCTCAGGCTGATAATGCTGAAAGAGTGGCTGAAAATACAGTTGCTCAAGCACAAGAAGCAGTCAATAATCAAACAGAAGTTGTTAACTCAGCTCAAACAGCGGTCTATGCAGCTCAATCAGACGTTGATGCAGCCCAAAAAGATGTTAACGATAAGCAAGCTATCTTAGATGGCACAGGTCAAGCTGAAATTATTGCCAATCGTGATAAAGCACAAAATGATGTTAACTCAGCTCAAAATCAAGTAGCTCAAGCTGAATCTGATTTAACAAAAGCTCAAACAGCAGATGCAAACCGTCAACAAGCGATTGACAACGCTCAACAAGCGGTTGATGAAGCCAATCAAACTGTTACGTCAACAAAAGCAGATTTAGATGCTAAGACAGCTCAAGCTCATCAAACACAAGCTATTGAAGACGCCAAACAAGCCGATGTTGCTACAGCGCAAAAAGATGTCAATGATAAACAAGCCATCTTAGATGGCACAGGTCAAAAAGCTATCTTGGACGAAGCTGAAGCTTCAAGAAATGATGAAGCCAGTAAACAAGCTAATTTGTCAGCTGCTCAATCAGCTTTGAAACAAGCGCAAGAGGCAGATGCTAAGCGCCAACAAGCGATTGACAACGCTCAACAAGCCGTTGATGAAGCCAATCAAACTGTTACGTCAAGCAAATCAGATTTAGATGCTAAAGCAGCACAAGCACAACAAGCAGAGCAAGCTTTAGTGGATGCTCAATCAACATATAAAATAGCTGAAAACGACTATAAAGCGATTAATACAATCACATTAAGTGAAGATTACATTAGACTTCTTAAGCAATCATATACAGCTAACACTTTACAGGAACGCCAACAAGCGTTAGAAGAATTAAAATTGAAAAATAATGACTTAAAACCTGAGTATGTCTTTAAGTCTAATTCAAATGATGATAAACATATAGTCGATCTCAATAATTTGAGTTTAAATCAATTAACGGAATTAAGTCTATTTGCTTCTGACTTAGTTAATCAAATTAGACAACAAGTTGGGTCAGCAAGTACAGTGGTAACTGATTCATCTGTTGGTTTTGCGAAAAAGGTTACTGAAAATTACATTTTAGACAATTGGGATATGGCAAAAGGCCATGATGCCTTTGCGGTCAATAATGCGGCAAAATATTATGGCTTAAGTACTTCTACTGAACAGTGGGAAAAACAAGGCTTGCAATACTATGAAAATTGGGCTGGTTTGTCACGTCATAGTCAATTGACTATGTCAGATTTGAAAGCAGATATATATGATGCCATTTATCGGTTTATGTTTGATGGTGATGAGTATGATCATGCGTCTAGTATTGCTGGTATTAGAGCTGCTAATACCACAACAGTTAGCTATTTAGGTGTCGGATTTACAAGTTTAAGCACTAGTCGCTTTGATGGAGTACATTTTCTTCTTGTTGGAGATAATTATGTCAAAAACGCTCAAAATAATAATTTTAGTACAACAGTTATTGAAAACCTAAAAACACCTGAGAAAGTTACTACTACATATAATACAGCTAAAGCAGATTTAGAAGCTAAAACAGCAACTAACAACAGTGCTCAATCAGCTCTAAGTGCTGCTCAAAATAGCTACAATACTGCGATTGCTGCTAACACTAAAGCTCAACAAGTTTTAGATGAAGCCCAATCAGTCGTCATTCAAACGCCAACTGCTAAAGTTAATCTCGCCTCAGCAGAGACAGCTTTAACTAAAGCTCAAGAACGTTTAACAAAAGCGAATAAAGCAGTAGATGATTTAAATGCTGACATTAAAGCAAAACAAGCTGCTTTAACTTCTGCTAAAGCGGTACTAGAAGCTGCACAATCAGACTTAGCCAAAGCTCAAGCTGAAAATCGTGTAGCGCAAGAAGCCAAAGCAGCTGCTCAAACAGCTTATGATAATGCAGTATCAAACTTGTCATCAGCAAGTGATACCTTAACACAAGCACAGTCAGTAGCTATTCAAACACCAGCTGCGAGAGCTAACCTTGCTTCAGCTCAAGCAACATTGAAGCAAGCACAGGAAAATCTTGTTAAAGCTCAAACAGCGGTGGATGATTTAAGTGCTGATATTGCAGTTAAACAAGCTAATCTAGCATCTGCTAAACAAGTTCTTTCTACCAAACAAGCGACATTAGCTACTAAGCAAGCAATTCTTACGACTGAACAAAATCGTCTAGCAAGTTTGCAAAACAATCTTGCACCTACTCAGGCAAATGTTCTTAAGGCTAAAGAAAATGTTGTTACTGCTAAAGCTAACCTTACTAAAGTTCAAACTTATTTGACTCGCTTACAAAATGCACCAGTATTATTAGCACAAGCTCAACAACAAGAAGCAACTGCAAAAGCCAACTTGTTAGCTGCTCTTGATACCTTAGAAACAGAATTACTGAAACTAAAAGACTTACAAGTGAAACAAGCAGCAGCACAAGCAGTTTATGATACGACTTCAAAAGCTTATCAAACCATGCTTGATGCACAAGAAAAACAACGTTTGCAAGATGAATATAATGCGATTATCGCTCAAGGAAAAACACCTGTAGCAATTGTTGATGAAACAGGTAAAATTGTCAGCTATCAAGCTGAAGATCCTCAAACAACTATTCAATCTTCAACTGTCGAATCAACATCAGTCAAAGCTCAAGTTAAACCAGTTGAAGAAGTCTCAGTTGTTACGGCTAGCGAACTTCCAATGACTGGTGAACACAGTTCAGTGCTTGCTGTCCTATTTGGTTGTCTTATGACGATTTGGGGCTTAGTAGGTGTGCGTAGAAAAAATAATTAA
- a CDS encoding ABC transporter substrate-binding protein — protein sequence MKIKKIFLGVLALISVLTLAACGSSSNENLQEKIVKKGKLVVAISPDYAPFEFKALVDGKDTIVGADVELAQAIADELGVELELSSMSFDNVLSSLQTGKADMAISGLSYTEERAKVYDFSDAYYETENAILVKASDVDTYTSVDSLSGLKVAVQKGTIEENLAKDQLSDSNIVSLTAMGEAINELKSGQVQAVDLEKPVAEGYLSQNSDLALASFALETGEGDAKAVAMPKDSGELVKTVNKVIKKLAKEDKYKQFISDAAQLTGDAVDEDE from the coding sequence ATGAAAATCAAAAAAATATTTTTAGGGGTTCTTGCGCTTATTTCTGTGCTGACGTTAGCTGCTTGTGGCTCGTCATCAAATGAAAATTTACAAGAAAAAATTGTCAAAAAAGGGAAATTAGTTGTGGCTATCAGCCCAGACTACGCCCCGTTTGAGTTCAAGGCTTTGGTTGATGGCAAAGATACCATTGTTGGTGCTGATGTGGAATTGGCGCAAGCTATTGCTGATGAACTTGGTGTCGAGTTAGAACTATCATCAATGAGTTTTGATAATGTTCTTTCAAGTCTTCAAACAGGAAAAGCTGACATGGCAATCTCTGGTTTGTCTTATACTGAAGAACGTGCCAAAGTGTATGACTTTTCAGATGCCTATTATGAGACTGAAAATGCTATCTTAGTTAAAGCGAGTGATGTTGATACCTACACATCAGTTGATAGTTTGTCAGGCTTAAAAGTGGCAGTTCAAAAAGGAACGATTGAAGAAAATTTGGCAAAAGACCAACTATCAGATTCTAACATTGTTTCGTTAACAGCTATGGGTGAAGCCATTAATGAATTAAAATCTGGTCAAGTTCAAGCTGTCGATTTGGAAAAACCAGTCGCAGAAGGTTACCTTTCACAAAATTCTGACTTAGCTCTAGCAAGCTTTGCTCTTGAAACAGGCGAAGGTGACGCCAAAGCAGTAGCTATGCCAAAAGATAGCGGCGAATTGGTGAAAACGGTTAACAAAGTCATCAAAAAATTAGCCAAAGAAGATAAATACAAACAATTCATTTCAGACGCAGCACAACTTACAGGTGATGCGGTTGATGAAGATGAATAA
- a CDS encoding pyridoxamine 5'-phosphate oxidase family protein produces MFTETFKNVLNHEGVVSITSWGEEMPHVTCTWNSYLVLKGDNRILLPVAGMHSTEKDLKVNPNLILTCGARQVEGFNGYQGTGFRILGTGRLVNEGAEFDEMKTKFPFLRSVLEVTVTEAKQLL; encoded by the coding sequence ATGTTTACTGAGACTTTTAAAAATGTTTTAAATCATGAGGGTGTTGTTTCAATAACGTCGTGGGGTGAAGAAATGCCGCATGTTACGTGCACTTGGAATTCTTATCTTGTTTTAAAGGGAGATAATCGGATACTCTTGCCAGTAGCGGGGATGCATAGTACAGAAAAGGATTTAAAGGTTAATCCGAATCTTATTCTGACATGTGGTGCTCGTCAAGTAGAGGGATTTAACGGCTATCAAGGGACGGGGTTTAGAATATTAGGAACGGGTAGATTGGTCAATGAGGGCGCAGAATTTGACGAAATGAAAACAAAATTTCCATTTTTGCGAAGTGTCTTGGAAGTAACCGTTACAGAAGCAAAACAACTGCTATAA
- a CDS encoding replication initiator protein A: MSGLEQFSAITLEQMQTSERFFPMAWVLWEDTHYQKLKSDCKVLYSMMKNRLELSAKNGWVDEVGRVYIEFSNAEIQRYFNCSKPTAIKLKKDLSDYGLIYEYSQFSNADGQLANRIYIGQVMIYDAEKYKQERLERQEKAFQKRIEKRQNRPRKNNLRGVSKDLTGAVNDFDPNYKDSSKTDSSKDNYSSRKAEQNSDEFSQPARADCHSSQNQSLKYVPPKYYSLLNVIADRYNGKFCQIDLFSGESQHYTLTHHQKMKIGQYLTEEYVTSHEVIEMIERMPYDCEHPLAYLMKMLENLKEERRLEAKIVAHKQAELRYGGGSE; encoded by the coding sequence ATGAGTGGATTAGAACAATTTTCAGCCATTACGCTAGAGCAGATGCAGACATCGGAACGCTTTTTTCCGATGGCTTGGGTGCTGTGGGAGGATACTCATTATCAAAAGCTTAAGTCAGACTGCAAGGTATTGTATAGCATGATGAAAAATCGTTTAGAACTCTCTGCTAAAAATGGCTGGGTAGATGAGGTAGGTCGTGTTTATATTGAATTTTCCAATGCAGAAATCCAACGGTATTTTAACTGTTCCAAACCGACAGCTATCAAACTGAAAAAAGATCTGTCAGACTATGGCTTAATTTATGAGTATAGTCAATTCTCAAATGCAGATGGTCAATTGGCTAACCGTATTTACATTGGTCAGGTCATGATCTATGATGCTGAGAAGTACAAACAAGAACGCTTGGAACGTCAAGAAAAAGCTTTCCAAAAACGTATCGAAAAACGCCAAAACAGACCCCGTAAAAATAATTTACGGGGGGTGTCAAAAGATTTAACGGGTGCAGTTAACGATTTTGACCCGAATTATAAAGACTCTAGTAAAACTGATTCTAGTAAAGATAATTATAGTTCTAGAAAGGCTGAGCAAAATTCTGATGAATTTTCTCAACCTGCTAGAGCTGATTGTCATTCTTCCCAAAATCAATCGCTTAAGTACGTTCCCCCTAAATATTACTCATTGCTAAATGTCATTGCGGATCGTTATAACGGGAAGTTTTGTCAAATTGATCTTTTTTCAGGCGAGTCTCAACACTATACCCTAACCCATCATCAGAAAATGAAGATTGGTCAGTATTTGACGGAAGAGTATGTCACCAGTCACGAAGTGATTGAGATGATTGAACGAATGCCTTATGACTGTGAACATCCTCTAGCTTATCTCATGAAGATGCTTGAGAACCTCAAAGAAGAACGGCGATTAGAAGCCAAAATCGTCGCCCATAAACAAGCCGAATTGAGGTACGGAGGTGGTAGCGAATGA
- a CDS encoding thiopurine S-methyltransferase translates to MGLFTNSDNMAHHYSEPKPVEPIEMLVEYHDATRETITITYNLEELQEAVASSFESGVCINFVSANPPFFINPRWIKKITFRKATN, encoded by the coding sequence ATGGGACTCTTTACCAATTCTGATAATATGGCTCATCACTATTCGGAGCCTAAACCAGTAGAACCAATTGAAATGTTAGTGGAGTATCACGACGCTACGAGAGAAACCATCACCATTACTTATAATCTTGAAGAGCTTCAAGAAGCAGTTGCCAGTTCCTTTGAATCTGGGGTATGTATAAATTTTGTATCAGCTAATCCACCTTTTTTCATCAATCCAAGGTGGATCAAGAAAATCACGTTTAGAAAAGCGACTAACTAA
- a CDS encoding DUF3850 domain-containing protein: MQHDLKCYPDYFEALHDGSKTFEYRYNDRDFKVGDELLLREYDPKEGYTARCIVMTVTYVLSGFIGLKDGYVILGVKHEPVDYF; encoded by the coding sequence ATGCAACATGATTTAAAATGCTACCCAGACTATTTTGAAGCACTCCATGATGGTAGTAAAACCTTTGAATATCGGTATAACGATCGGGACTTTAAAGTTGGAGATGAACTACTACTAAGAGAATACGATCCTAAGGAGGGTTACACAGCTCGTTGTATCGTGATGACAGTAACCTATGTCCTATCGGGGTTTATTGGTTTAAAAGATGGTTATGTGATTTTAGGAGTGAAACATGAGCCCGTTGATTATTTTTAA
- a CDS encoding alpha/beta hydrolase, with protein sequence MVLSVKTVAYAKQSEKQVMDIYFPENQEKKCPAIILVHGGAFTFGDQKMPLIQPIINEALAKGILVASVDYRKSQDAIFPAALADVKAAVRYLKAHSEEYQIDINQMTIWGESAGAYLALMTALTPTVPTLNGDVSENSDQSPQVNGLVSFYAPVEFYTMQSEYRSLDNPTAGEGKFESDFLGVDNIYHDKAACDKSYWKTYLDFLPNDFKLKAVVQVGGEKDIMVPYLQSVHFAEQLAQLPGIDIQFTKITTAKHEDPIFYTQDNIKHILNFLS encoded by the coding sequence ATGGTTTTAAGTGTAAAAACAGTTGCTTACGCTAAGCAATCTGAAAAACAAGTTATGGATATTTATTTTCCAGAAAATCAAGAGAAAAAGTGCCCTGCAATTATTCTAGTTCATGGTGGTGCATTCACTTTTGGTGACCAAAAAATGCCATTAATTCAGCCGATTATCAACGAGGCACTGGCTAAAGGCATCTTAGTAGCTTCTGTTGATTATCGAAAATCACAAGATGCCATTTTTCCAGCCGCATTAGCAGATGTCAAAGCCGCTGTTCGTTATTTGAAAGCTCACAGTGAAGAATACCAGATTGACATAAACCAAATGACTATCTGGGGTGAATCTGCAGGAGCTTACTTAGCACTAATGACAGCTCTAACCCCGACAGTACCTACTTTAAACGGTGATGTTTCAGAAAATAGTGACCAGTCTCCGCAAGTTAATGGTTTAGTTAGCTTTTATGCTCCCGTTGAATTTTACACAATGCAATCCGAATATCGCTCTCTCGATAATCCTACTGCTGGAGAAGGAAAATTTGAAAGTGACTTTTTAGGTGTTGATAATATCTATCATGATAAAGCTGCCTGTGACAAGAGTTACTGGAAAACTTATCTAGATTTTCTTCCTAACGACTTTAAATTAAAAGCAGTTGTTCAAGTGGGAGGAGAAAAAGATATCATGGTACCTTATTTGCAATCGGTTCATTTTGCTGAGCAACTAGCACAATTACCTGGCATTGATATTCAATTCACAAAAATAACAACTGCTAAACACGAGGATCCTATATTTTATACTCAAGATAATATTAAGCATATCTTGAATTTTTTGAGCTAG
- a CDS encoding LPXTG cell wall anchor domain-containing protein, with translation MKKIKAVALFSTAILAIASTGVYADELISDGTTSPSTEQVTPSTDTSSEVVIPDDGSTTPSTDTGSTTEPTVPVDPTTPSTGDNTGDNGSTNPGTSEDEPSNPSSEITEPETPAEPEQPSTEQPGEVEVPTTDGGTATVTPDTSVPTNNPNITAETAQNAGASQVGTTSTVTGQVVRDVTHSNPVTLYNGASLVDIRDGLVTLSSGEKVTPESVGVTANADGTYTAKTIQGDMVTLPHTGEKNTTILSVLGAFILSVLGFSLKKRNHQES, from the coding sequence ATGAAAAAGATTAAAGCAGTCGCTTTATTTTCAACAGCTATTTTAGCAATAGCTTCAACAGGAGTTTATGCGGATGAATTGATTTCAGATGGAACCACTTCTCCCTCAACAGAGCAAGTGACCCCATCAACAGATACCTCATCAGAGGTTGTTATCCCTGATGATGGGTCAACCACCCCGTCAACAGATACAGGTTCTACAACAGAGCCAACCGTTCCTGTTGATCCAACGACACCATCGACTGGTGATAACACAGGAGATAACGGTTCAACAAATCCAGGAACTAGTGAGGATGAACCAAGTAATCCAAGTTCTGAAATCACAGAACCTGAAACCCCAGCTGAACCTGAACAACCTTCAACAGAACAACCTGGTGAGGTAGAAGTTCCAACAACGGATGGTGGGACTGCAACAGTAACTCCAGACACGTCCGTACCAACCAATAATCCAAACATCACAGCGGAAACAGCTCAAAATGCTGGCGCTTCACAAGTTGGTACTACTTCAACAGTGACTGGTCAAGTTGTACGAGATGTAACTCATAGTAATCCTGTAACACTCTATAATGGTGCAAGTCTTGTTGATATTCGTGATGGTTTAGTAACACTTTCATCCGGTGAAAAAGTTACGCCAGAATCAGTTGGCGTAACGGCAAACGCTGATGGTACTTACACAGCTAAAACGATTCAAGGTGACATGGTAACGTTGCCACACACAGGTGAAAAAAATACAACAATTTTATCTGTTCTAGGTGCATTCATTTTATCAGTTCTTGGTTTTAGTTTGAAAAAACGTAACCATCAAGAAAGTTAA
- a CDS encoding alpha/beta fold hydrolase: protein MKKMQINNPNGSIAYWKSDVFVLSRDTLFFLHGLTADHTMFEQQFLFFENDYNIIAWDAPAHGESRPYVSFTYGEAANAIKTILTECGISQVILIGQSMGGYISQAFIRQYPEMVKAFVSIDSSPYGNYYSKSDMWWLHQIEWMAKLFPEKLLKSSIVKQNTITKWGRENMATMIAKYDKTELCHLMGIGYAGFLEDNQELSIPCPTLLIVGEKDTTGKVKAYNREWSKRTGFRLVWIADSAHNSNVDNPVTVNKQIAAFLNTLR from the coding sequence ATGAAGAAAATGCAGATTAATAATCCCAATGGAAGTATTGCTTACTGGAAATCAGATGTCTTTGTTTTATCCAGAGATACTCTGTTCTTTCTTCATGGATTGACAGCAGATCATACGATGTTTGAACAACAATTTTTATTTTTTGAAAATGATTATAATATCATCGCATGGGATGCACCAGCACATGGGGAGTCTCGCCCTTACGTCTCTTTTACCTATGGTGAGGCTGCAAATGCCATAAAAACAATCCTTACTGAATGTGGTATATCGCAGGTTATTCTAATCGGACAGTCTATGGGCGGGTATATCTCGCAGGCGTTCATAAGGCAATATCCAGAAATGGTGAAGGCCTTTGTATCCATTGACTCATCACCGTATGGCAATTACTATTCAAAATCTGATATGTGGTGGCTACATCAAATTGAGTGGATGGCAAAATTATTCCCTGAGAAATTATTGAAATCATCTATTGTGAAGCAAAATACTATCACGAAATGGGGTCGAGAAAATATGGCAACAATGATTGCCAAGTATGATAAAACGGAGCTGTGCCACCTCATGGGAATTGGATATGCAGGGTTTCTAGAAGATAATCAAGAACTGTCTATACCTTGTCCGACACTCTTGATAGTAGGTGAAAAGGATACCACAGGTAAGGTGAAAGCCTATAACAGAGAATGGTCTAAAAGAACAGGATTTCGGTTAGTTTGGATTGCTGATTCTGCCCATAATTCCAATGTTGATAATCCTGTAACAGTGAATAAACAAATTGCCGCTTTTCTTAACACTTTGAGATAA
- a CDS encoding DNA cytosine methyltransferase produces MKFFDLFAGIGGFRMGLESLGHHCVGFCEIDKFARTSYKAIYDTEGDIEFHDIRNITTDAIRGIGRVDIICGGFPCQAFSIAGNRRGFEDTRGTLFFEVARFASILRPKYLFLENVKGLLSHDNGTTFETILRTLDELGYDVEWQVLNSKDFGVPQNRERVFLIGHLRGAGTRNVFPIRGESPTADLLKPKRLGNLNPSGRGMNGEVYQVDALSPTVTTNKGEGSKIAIPVLTPDRLQKRQNGRRFKENGEPMFTLTSQDRHGIVIAGRLPSARQQSSRVYATEGLAPTLSTMQGGDQEPKIIQKARGYNNGGSHSISPTLSSHSWHENNLLQVYDFYNKSYRDEVGTLTTTGHRGFTTMGTFGITEGYRIRKLTPRECWRLQGFPDWAFDRAKAVNSNSQLYKQAGNSVTVPVIQAIAKNFKEGV; encoded by the coding sequence ATGAAATTTTTTGATCTATTTGCTGGTATTGGTGGTTTTCGAATGGGACTAGAGAGTCTTGGTCATCATTGTGTTGGTTTTTGTGAAATTGATAAGTTTGCACGAACTAGTTATAAAGCGATCTATGATACGGAAGGAGATATTGAGTTTCATGACATCAGAAACATTACAACTGACGCTATTCGAGGAATCGGACGTGTGGACATTATCTGTGGAGGATTTCCGTGCCAAGCTTTCTCAATTGCGGGCAACCGACGAGGTTTTGAAGATACACGAGGAACTCTCTTCTTTGAGGTTGCAAGGTTCGCATCTATTCTCAGACCTAAATATCTATTCCTTGAAAACGTTAAAGGACTCCTCAGTCATGACAACGGAACTACTTTCGAAACCATCCTCAGAACCCTGGATGAGTTGGGGTATGATGTGGAATGGCAAGTGCTTAACAGCAAGGATTTCGGAGTCCCCCAAAACAGAGAACGGGTGTTCCTTATCGGACATCTTAGAGGAGCAGGTACCAGAAATGTATTTCCTATCAGAGGAGAAAGCCCAACAGCTGACTTGCTCAAACCAAAACGACTAGGTAATCTCAACCCTAGTGGTAGAGGAATGAATGGCGAGGTCTATCAGGTGGATGCTCTTTCACCAACAGTAACGACGAATAAAGGTGAAGGCAGTAAAATCGCCATTCCTGTGTTGACGCCTGATCGACTTCAAAAACGTCAAAATGGCAGGCGCTTTAAGGAGAATGGTGAGCCAATGTTCACATTGACCAGTCAAGATAGACACGGGATTGTGATTGCAGGACGTTTACCCTCTGCACGCCAACAATCCAGTCGTGTGTATGCAACTGAAGGATTAGCACCAACCTTATCAACGATGCAAGGCGGTGACCAAGAGCCGAAGATTATTCAAAAAGCGAGAGGCTATAACAATGGTGGTAGCCACTCTATCTCTCCAACGCTATCAAGTCATTCCTGGCATGAAAACAACTTGTTACAAGTTTATGATTTTTACAATAAATCCTATCGTGACGAAGTCGGTACATTAACCACAACAGGTCACCGAGGATTTACAACAATGGGAACTTTTGGCATTACAGAAGGCTATCGTATCCGTAAATTAACACCTCGTGAATGTTGGCGATTACAGGGCTTTCCAGATTGGGCTTTTGATAGAGCCAAAGCAGTCAATAGCAATAGTCAACTGTATAAACAAGCGGGAAATTCGGTTACGGTTCCAGTGATTCAAGCTATCGCAAAGAATTTTAAAGAAGGAGTCTAG